The sequence AGTTTGCCGTTAACGTCGCCAGTGAAGAGACTATTGGTGATGGTGCCCCAATTCCGGCCCACGAGGCCGCCGGTTCTTATTGCGCCGGTAACAGTGCCGGTGGAATAGCAGTCTGAGATGGTGCCCTCATAGTTTTGCCCCGCTAGGCCGGCAGTGCAATCTTTGCCAGTGATATTAACGTCTTCGAGCTTAATGTTGATGAGCTCTGCTCCCGGGCCGATTCTGCTGAATAGACCCTGGCCATCGGCCTCAGGACGGTTGATTTGGAGATGGCGGATCACGCAGCCGTTGCCGTCGAAGGTGCCGACAAAAGACAGCCTTGTATCCATGACATTGTGATTTTGGTCCTTCGGGAAACCGATGGGGACCCAGCCCTCTTCTCCGCCAACACCAGACAGATCGAGATCAGCCATAAGATAGTAAGTGC is a genomic window of Bacillota bacterium containing:
- a CDS encoding type II secretion system protein, whose product is MQANSKKDFSLIKMLIVITMIIILALIAVSTYRGRTQKAKSTSLQHDASLIQGLDKSEPIKKPEEREEGEISIYTAEELAKIGHDSAYPLNGTYYLMADLDLSGVGGEEGWVPIGFPKDQNHNVMDTRLSFVGTFDGNGCVIRHLQINRPEADGQGLFSRIGPGAELINIKLEDVNITGKDCTAGLAGQNYEGTISDCYSTGTVTGAIRTGGLVGRNWGTITNSLFTGDVNGKL